Genomic window (Peromyscus leucopus breed LL Stock chromosome 15, UCI_PerLeu_2.1, whole genome shotgun sequence):
tcttttatatttatttcaactgTTTGGGCTTACACTAGCCAATAATGACATAACTGTAAAAGACAAGACTTATGGAAAGATGGAGGGATAAATACAAATGATGCAATCCTAGACATAATGATGGTAATGGttgttgatatataaaatgtaaactaaGCCTATGAACTTATGTGCAGTGAATAGATATTTACTTCAAAGGTAATATTAATACAAGAGAGCATTGTTGTAGGATGACACAAAAGTGGGTCACTACAGCATAGAAGTGTTAATGGAGCATAGATGTCATGTGGGCTGCTGTTACGATCAACAATCAAGAAGGTACCACACACTAGTCTTGTTTTCAAGGTCTATATCTCAAGAATGTCTAGGCAATCACATATCAGTAGATTGTGGTTCAAGATGACAAAGATCAAGAAAGTTGTGAAGTGTCTCATCTGTGAGGCTAAAGAGCACTGCAGAATGCCAACCAGTATGTATGGGCTCTGAGCTAGCCACCTTGCTTGGTTCTCCGTTATTTGGTTCATCTACAGTGATGTTACTTTGTAGTGAAAATATAGAAGATGGCAAACACAGATCTAAGGATACCAGGCAAGGGGAACTGTGCAGCTATGTGAAGCTCTTGCTCTGTATTCTTATGGCTTGCAAATGGCAATGAAATTTGTCTGTAGGGTAGGGAAGGTCTTCAGATTTGAATTTTTAGCCATGGGAACAAAGATGgtatgagagaaaacagaaggatAAATATGACGCATAACAGTTCCAGCCAAATCTTCTTCCAGCTGTTTATATGAGAAACCTAGCCCTGTTTGAACACCTGTATTCTCTGTCACTATAGACAGAGAAATAATTCCTatgcatagttaaaaaaaatttttctctTCAACTTTTCAAGATGTAGGGTTACACTGAGTCCTTGctgtcaaattttcttttttacaatttCCTTCTTCCAGATGTTTGTGTCATGAGAGATCATGAGTAGGAAGGAGATTGTTGTGACAAGCAAGTTCCAATGGgaagataattttatttaaaaaaaatactagaaatgaTGGATAAAAATTCCTTTTCAACAACAAAAGCTAAATTTTAAACTTAGGAAACtatgaaaatgaacaaacaaacgtAGGGATGTACAAAAGTAAATATACAGAAAGGTAGACCCTGTGACATCCTAGAGAGTAGTTTCAGTTGAATTCTGAATGTGAAATGAGAGCCTAGTGAGACAACATTATCTGAATGCCTCACTGAACCCTAGAAAAGAAGATAACTAACTTAGcagggttttattttataaataaagcctTAAGTTAGAAACAGAGAGCTGAGATCAAGAAAGGAGACTACTGTGTATCAATAGGACCCAGAAAATTATAGGCCAATTCGTGAAGACCCTGGGATTGGAAAAGGGAGTTTGTACTGTCACCACAGTACACCTGGAGCCCAGATTTAGTTTGAAAGAGCCACTTCGGTAAAGAGTTGGTCATAATCACTGTTGTTTTATAGTCTATTTTGTGCTGTATAACAGAAAGACACTGACTGGGCAATTTATAAGAGAAGAGTAGTTGGCTCATTGTTGAAAAGTCAAAGAATAAAGGATTGCATCTGCGACGGCCAGCTCTCTGTGTCATAATATGACAGAAGACATCATATaacaaaagataattttaaaaggagtAGGAGATGGCCAGATGTGCTTTTATAATATGGCCACTTATACAATGATGACACTAATTCATACTGGAAAAGACCTCACTGCCCactcatttcttaaaattatcACCTCTTAACACTGCAACAAGCACTGGGACCAAGTTTTCAATACATAGACCCTGAGGGACACATTCAAATCACAGTATCCTACCTGCCTCCCCAAATCCATCTCATTCTCACAAACAAAATATGTTCATCTCATTCCATTCAGTTTACAAAGCCTCAACTCATTGCAACACCAACTAAAAAATCcagagtctttaatcccatcagtaCCAGAAGTACCTCACAAAAAGATTCCAGGAGAAGTTTTTATGATAAAGGGTGAGGACTATACTTGTCTGTGGGCCTAAAGACAAATATTTGGACCATAATTAGGGATTGGGCTCATTTAGTTGGACAACAGGAGGCATGCTAAATTGGCCAGGGAAAGCCCATGAAGTCTCAACCATACAAAAGTACTaaaggcagctaaggaatgcagAGAGTAAAAAAAACAATCATCCCCATGGAAGAGAACACAAATTGCTTATGCAATACCACCTAACAAGGAtactttttccttgtttttaaaaacatttttgtctaTTCTTTAAGAAATTCATACACGCACACAATGTTTTCCAGTCTCATTCGCCAactcccactccccacctccagcTCCTCTTAAATTTCCCCAGTATATACACCtcctaacttttcttttcttcttgtttttgttgttgttgtatcttatgttttgttttgtttttcaatacagtgTTTTTCTATGTGacagccctgactgccctggaactctctttgtagaccaggatggacttgagctcacagaggtctgcctgtctctgcctcctaagtgctgggattaaaagcatgtgccactaccatccAGCTTCCTCCTAACTTCTTGTCCTCTTTTTACTATAgtccactgagtccaattagtgctaccCATACATGCATGGTTGTAAGACCATCTACTGAAGTATAGTAAGCCTATAAAGGACCATACCCCTGACAAAAATACATTCTCCCTCCTCTATCAATCTTCAATTGTCAGTAGATTCTTTGATATTCAGTTCCTTCTGCAACTTCTTCAAAAGGTCATTCATTGTCTGTATCTCTACCAGGATTCTGATCATAAATGCTATGTAATCCCTAGACTTTCCCTAAAGTGATACCGAAAGGTTATATGCTTCCCTCTTACTCAGAGATTCCATCTTTAAGTATCTCCCCTTCCTTTTACTTTACTATCAACAGCCAAAAGAAGCCATGGCAGCAGCTTGGATGCTTAACTATGTAGATATTTTCTCTGTCATGCACCCCAATTTACTGCTCTTGGGTTCTGCCTTTTATAAAACCCAGTTTATAAATAACAGAAGTTTGTCTTACAATtatggaggctgggaagtcccaGGTCAAGGAGTTATATGTAATGATGGTCTTCTTGCTACATTATAAGCAAGGCATCACATGGGACAGAAGTATACAAGAGGGGACAAGTAGAGACAAGACTCAGTTTTACAACCAACTCACTCTTGCAATAATGATCTGAATCCATTCATAAAGACAGAGTCCAGTGACATAATTACTACTTAATGGAGTACCAATAGGATCTAGAAAATAAAAGACTAGTTTGTGAGGATGCTGGAACTGGGGAGGAGAAACAGAAGTCAGTCAGCAGCCTGGAGCCTGGTGTTTAGAGTCTGAAAGAACCAGTTTTCTAGAAAGGTCAGTCATAATCTCTGTATGAAATATTAGATCataagaaaaatagaacaaatcACTCTGTTAGGAAGAGACAATGTGAATCTAAGTGCAAAATACACACTGTGTCTAGGGATCCCCAGGAAGAATCTAGTTTTTTTCATTTGTCCCTTGTCAGAATCACTGAAATATAGGAaacacctctccctctcttttaacCATCATCCTGTTAAAGTTGAATTCTGCCATGTTCACTTTATGAAAATTGCCCCTGCAAAGGTCACTGATGAAATTTTTATTGCTGAATCCAGCTTCCTTTCCACCTAGATATCTCTGGTGCACCTAATACTACTGGACACTGCTTTCTGAAAAGTTGTACTAGCTTGGTTTCCatgacaccacacacactgttctCCCAGACCCCAACTCTTCTCTtgccttcaaatatatgagcgTCAATGTTCCCTCAAATCAGTGTTGGGCCCctgacattttctcttttctctcttccactgCCAGAGACAATCACTTGTTTCATCATTATTTATAGGATAATTCCTCTGAAGTCTGTATTTCTAAACCTAAGTGGCAGTCATAGATCTCTAACTCTCTGCTGCCTTTTCTTCTGTTAGGTCACACTATCACTTCAAGGTTAGCACTTTGAACCCAACAtatttcctctgtcttctcccaGTGGGCTCTCTACAGTCTCATCCACAGAAGTAACATTTTATCTTTCCAAATGACTTGTGCTACACTTTGGATATATCCCCCAAAGTTCCAACTTATTTCCCCAAAGTCACATGGCAGTGGAGCCTTTTGGAAATGATTAGTTATTTGTAAATTATAAATTACTGGCTTATCACTGGGTGCCTTTATTATTAAAAGCAAATTTTCTCTAGAATGATCACTCTGTTTCACCATTGGTGCCTTTTACCATAACATAACACAGCCAGAATGCTCTCTCCAGAGGCTAGCACCATGTTTTGAGACTGCTTAGAGTCTATAACTGTGTTAAATAAACCTCTACTCATTATATATTACCTAGTCTGTGACATTCACTATAGCAACAGGAAATGATTTAAGATAGCAAGCAATTAAGTCTAGTTTGAGTTAACATCATACAGACGTTTATTCTCATCTTTTCTTGTGATTCCTTTTCTGTAAGTATGAGtgtatatatttgattttatacAATTGCATAAGAGGGTGGCAATTACTTACTTTTAATTCTCAATTGCCCTTTTCTAtctaaatgttctttaaatatttttgtaactAACAGAACCCATGGGAAATAATTCTTAGTATTAAAGAGTCTTAGTACTGCCCCTCATCCACTTAATTCTCTTCCTTGCTGGGTATTCCTAAAAGTTATTGTGGTTGTAACATGCCATAAATACCCAAGACCTTAGAATCCTAAGATATGATTGAATCCTTCAGGTGTATTTTAATTGCATCTTACATAATCTGCCTTGCTGCGTCCATTCTTTTGGTTCTGACAGTGCCTTCTCTTGTCCTCTCTGAAGGTAACCTCTATTTTATGCTGACTGAATAAAGCAGAACACCTCTGCTGTGGCCATACATATCACCCTGCTTCTTCTCGGTATATTGTTGTCTTTCCTTCCTCATGGGAACCACCCAAATGGAAACCACAGCCTGTACCTGAATGTTCAGTGGCAAGAAGGCATCCAAAGGTTGGTCCTCTATGAGAACTCTACTCACTTCTGAAGACTTAGGATTCATTTTCCTACACCTTGACATCAAGAGTCTCCATTTCTCTGTTAAAAATAATTCTTGGTTCCCATCTTGATGGTTGCTAAAGCATaagctatttctttttgtttttcttttggggggttaGGGgggttcatttttctttaagtaattttctactcactccacatatcatccacagatcccccctcctccctcatccaccacccagccaagccaccctgcatcttCACATCTcacaaatcgaggtctcccatggggagtcagcagagcccagcacaatgagcctaggcagatccaagccccttcccactgtaccaaggctgtgcaaggtgtcacaccataggcactggattcccagaagcatGCCCACAGAtcagggacaggtcccaatccccctgcctcggtgcctcccaaacagttcgagccaaacaaccaccttccatgtccagagggcctaatccagttccatggaggctccacaaccaccagttcacagttcatgggcttccactagtgtggctagtcatctctgcacgtcctcccattaTGACCTCgacatccctcacctgcagaatctctcctctctctcatcaattggattcccggagttcagcctggtgcctggccatggatctctgcatctgcctccatcagtcactggacaaaggctctatgatgacagctaggttatttgctaggctggtcactggAGTAGACCAATCCagacaccctctggaccactgccagaaGACCAAGGtgaggtcaaccttgtggattcctgagagcctccccagcaccctgcctcttcctattcccatgaagTCCTCATCTATCCTGGTatcttccttcctgtcctcccactctgtccctgttccagcttgaccctcccatttccctatgttctcacagtcaataagacaaaacgagagcctacagaatgggaaaagatcttcaccaaccccacatctgacagagggctgatctctaaaatgtataaagaactcaaaaagctagacttcaaaatactgaacaatccaatttaaaaaatgggctacagagctaaacagagaattctcaacagaagaatctcaaatggctgaaaggcatttaaggaattgctcaacatccttagtcatcagggaaatgcaaatcaaaacaactctgagataccatcttacacctgtcagaatgactaagatcaaaaacactgaagacagcttatgttggagaggatgtggagcaaagggaacactcctccactgttggtgggaatgcgaacttgtacagccactctggaaatcagtatggcggtttctcagaaaattgggaataagtcttcctcaagacccagttataccactcttgggcatatacccaaggaatgctcaatcttaccacaaggacacatgcttgactatgttcatatcagcattatttgtaatagcaagaacctggaaacaacctagattcccctcacctgaagaacggataaagaaaatgtggcacatatacacaatggagtactacccagcagtaaaaaaaacaatgatatcatgaaatttgcaggcaaatggatggaactagaaaatatcatcttgagtgaggtaacccagactcagaaggacaaacatagttatgtactcactcataagtggatactagatgggagggaagggaaggccagactgcaaaccacagctccggagaggctagctaacagggaaagaccctaggagggacacatggatgaccccgTGAAGAAGAAgtggatgatatctacatgaatGGACTGGGTGTcagggggtggcagagggcgaggactGGGAGATGAGAACATTGCTATTTTCTTATAAAGCCTGATAAACACTCCATAGTGAGggcactaaaaaaaataaaaattaaaaaaaaaaaaaacagtattcaCTTCTTCTACTTTCTTCTCATTCTGATAGCAACCAGCCCTGCTTTTCAACCAAGATTTCCTCTTCACAGTATTTCCATATTCAACAGTACCTATTGTCATTAGTCCCCAACAGCAGTATAAATCTCTATTCCATCAAGTTCTTTTGACTGGCTCATATATTTCCCAGGCTATCTCCATGAATTCATcaccaattaaaaaatattccattctgCACTGGTATCAGAACCCTTTTTGCTAACAGAGCggtaattaatttatttatgatgAAGACTATAAGCAGCTGCTTAACCTATTCTTTAACTATTAATGTATTTGATTAACTTCTCAACCTGAAATTACGTATTCCCTGGGTTCATAGTAAAGGTTACCCTTAGCTCCTATTTATAGTATTACCtagacattttcttcaattataTTATAACCTGAGTTACTATTAAACTCTATGTCAAAAATATCTTAACCTGGAACTGTGGGGATGGTTTGGTGGATAAAGTGACCACTGCTCAATtgtaagaacctgagttcatattccagaacccacataaaagctaggcatggcatCATACTTCTATGATGACCGGTGTTGGGTGTAGCATATGGAAAGGGTTTTCTGCTCAGCCAATTGAGCCAAGGTCACAAGTTCTAGATCCActgagaaactcttgtctcaaaaaaatgaggtAGAAGCCATAGAGAAAGCCATGCAATAATGAGCTCTGGCATCCACATATGTGCACAGATAGTCTTTCATCTTAACCttattgtggtggcttgaatgagattGCACAACAGGTCTGTGCAtctgagtacttggtccccagttggtagaactgtttgagaaagattaggaggcatggccttgctagaggaggtTTGTCCctaggggtgggttttgaggtctcaaaagacTCATGCTGTTCCAAACCTCCCATTATCTGTCTGTCTCATGGTTGTGCCTCAATATTCGGGCTGTCAAATACTGCTCCAGGGCcagctgctggggatgtctttctgtatgctgtgaatgtgtgttgctctgatttggttgataaataaaatgctgattggccaggagccaggcaggaagtataggtgggacaaagagagaggagaattctggaaacaggaaggctgagtcaggaaagacactgccagctgccaccatgagaggCAAGATGTagaagtactggtaagccatggccacTTGCCAACTTATAGATGattagaaatggattaatttaagatataagaactagataacaagaagcctgccatggccatagctcaaaaataatattatcctgtgtgtgtttatttgggtctgagcggctgcgggactggcaggtgagagagatttttcctgaccacGGGCCAGGTAGGACACATGAAAAGTATCAGATACAGTccgccatgcctgcctacctgctgccatgcccccccCCATGGGCTCTAACCCTCTGTAACAGTAAGTCCTAAATAAATCctcctataagttgccttgaccatggtgtcctatcacagtaatagaaaaataactaaaatacttttgagaaaagttttttaaaaagtaaaaataatgtgTAGTTGGGTGGTTTGAAAAGTCTTATGAAGGAAATCatttttgagattaattttgaagaacatttaggatttgacaaaaaagaaaaagataaaagagaattTCAAGGCAATAAACAGAAGTTACAAAATCAGGAAAACTAGTCACAAGTGAAGAGCAACAATTAGAGGTGTTTGGAGAACAGGATTTGATTAGGAGATCATAGGCAGGTTAGAGCGATACTGGAGATAGCATTGGCTCCCAAGTGGAAGGATAGGATTTAATCCAGGAGATAAAGGGATGTGTAACTCCAACTAACTCTAATGTTCACCCATACTGCACAAGATAGATAAGACTCCACAACCTGATATTCAACTTaggttagaaaaataaatatcggATAATAGCTATTGCCCAGAGATGAGGATTTGAAGAATAATGAGAGTAGAACTGGAGAAAGTGAATTATCTATGGTAGTTATTGTGTCATGGAAAAGGCTAATTAACCTAAGGTGAACTGAGAGGAAAGAgggtaaataataaaatgatagacacaaagaatgagaataAAGGTTCTATAGACTTTAGAggtgagaaagaaaatcaagcaaGCAGAAAGGGGAAAATTAAGTTTGCTATCTTAGAAGCCAAGTAGGCTAGAGTGGTGAGTAATAACAGTTGGCTTTTAAAATAGTGGCAGAGAAAATAGGGATGAAGGTTGTTGGTACCATAAAAGAATTGTCTCCCCTCCTTAATCCCCACACCTAATGCCGTGCCTGGAAATAAGTGCACAAATGTGAGTATGATGTATTGATGAGCTTGTCAGCAAAGATAGACCTTTGGTGTCCAGGTGTCCAAAgacaagagtaaaaaaaaaaaaacaggaagatgcTGACATTTCAGCAGGTGTATGTCACCAAAAACAATTAGTCATGATGAGGAATGAGAAGGCTTAGGATAAAAAAGCATTGTGAGTCATAAAATAAGGAAAGGCTGAGCAACTATAGTAGAAAACTATTAAGCTGCAGGGCAAACAGTTTGTGCTTCGCAACTATCTCTATCCTCTTAGTAATGCCTGGATACGTTCCTCAATATTTAATGAATCAAATACAAATTGACTTCTTAGAGTTGGACAGAAAATAGAACCCTAGAATGTCCTACACGGAATTAACTTTCCATAGTCAATAAGTCTGCAATTGCCCTCTTCCCATATCCCCTTCTGGCAAAGCACAGAGTCATGAGATGGAGACCTGGCTGCAAAATTGAACAAGGCCTTCCTCAGGTGGCCAACATAGCCTCTTGTTCCATCTGTAGGACTTTGTATTCTGcagctcccctcttcccagaaatAAAATCTGGGTCACAGGGCTTAGTGCTTTAGAACTGAGTTGTGTCTAATAAATAACTTCCATTGATTTCCCAGCCCAAGGGAATCAACATTCCTTTTCCAACAGCAGCTCTGATTATTGGCAGAAAGAAGGAGGAACCTGGGAAGTTCCTCACATGGTGTTACTGCTCTCCACCCCTCAACGTCATCAAAGGCACATACAAAACCTGAATGCTTGGAGTCTTAAGAATGTAGTGGGCAGCACCTTTCTGTCTCCTACTCAAGTAACTGCTGTTGCTGTCAGAGTCCTGGACTGAGAACATGgacaagctgctgctgctgctgctgcttggggTATCTGTCCTCACCAGCCTTCTTTCAGAAGCTTTTGCTCAGACAGGTAAGAAGTTTAGGCTACAGCCAGGGAGAAGTTGATTCTGAGCTATTTAGTCTGGGAGAAAAGTTGATTCTGAGCTGctgtttctctgaatttgttgAAACCTATTATATGTCTTATTTTTATCTCACAGACCTCACAGGAAAGGTATTTGTGTTCCCCAGAGAGTCTGAAAGCGCTCATGTGAAGTTAATCCCACGTCTGGACAAACCTCTGGAGAATTTCACGGTGTGTTTTCGAACCTATAGTGACCTTTCCCGCCATCACAGTCTTTTTTCCTACAATACCAAGGGCAGGGACAATGAGCTACTAATTTATAAGGAAAGAGTTGGAGAATACAAACTGTACATTGGACGTTCTGGAGTCACAGTCCGTGGTATGGAAGAATCGGCTTCTCCAGTGCATTTCTGTGCCAGTTGGGAGTCCTCTTCTGGCATTGCTGAATTTTGGGTCAATGGGAAACCTTGGGTGAAAAAGGGTCTGCAGAAGGGGTACATCGTGGAAGCCAAACCCAGCATTGTCTTAGGACAGGAGCAGGATACCTATGGAGGAGGGTTTGATAAGGCCCAGTCCTTTGTGGGAGAGATCACAGATTTGAACATGTGGGACTCTGTGCTAACCCCAGAAGAAATTACATTTGTGTACCAAGGTTCCCCTCTTAATCCTAATATTCTGGATTGGCGGGCTCTGAACTATGAAATAAATGACTATGTAGTCATCAGGCCCTGCGTGTGGAATTAAGATCCTACAGGTAAacctcatgaaaatgaaatgacCGATATCTCAAGAGGTCAAGTCAGCACAACTCGACACTTAATCCTGTATCTGTAGCCTTTTCCTCTTCGTGAATGCCCTGTCTGCTTGTCTACCTAATAAAAATATTGCCCAACTCCACCTGCGTTTGTTTGCTGCTTGGCATAATcgcaaatgctttcttttagagcTACTCCTTTTGAGAACTGATGTTTTGATATCTAGAAAAACTGA
Coding sequences:
- the Apcs gene encoding serum amyloid P-component, translating into MDKLLLLLLLGVSVLTSLLSEAFAQTDLTGKVFVFPRESESAHVKLIPRLDKPLENFTVCFRTYSDLSRHHSLFSYNTKGRDNELLIYKERVGEYKLYIGRSGVTVRGMEESASPVHFCASWESSSGIAEFWVNGKPWVKKGLQKGYIVEAKPSIVLGQEQDTYGGGFDKAQSFVGEITDLNMWDSVLTPEEITFVYQGSPLNPNILDWRALNYEINDYVVIRPCVWN